ATCCTCGGCATCGAGCGCTTCGGACGTATCCACACGAAGGGCTCATACTCCGGCGAGTCGCGCCTGTTCCGCGTCGCGCTGAAGGAGGGCGGCATCTACATCCCGATGGTGCAGGAGGCACGCCGGATGTGGCTGGAACTCAACGAACGCACCGGACGCGACGTGTTCCTGCCGATCGGTGCGGTCAGCGTCGCCCCTGCGGATTTCCCCACCATGGTGCAGACCATGGAGGTCATCCGGGAGCACGGCCTCGACCATGAGGTGCTCGACGCCGCTGAACTGGCTGAACGTTTCCCGGCGTTCACCGCATCCTCCACGACCAACCCGGACGCTGCGCCGGACATCGCCATCGTCGACCCCGCCGGCGGCGGGATCCGTCCTGAGCTCGCCGTCGCCCTGTCCCAGCAGCTCGCCCTCGACACCGGTGCTGAACTGCGCGACAACACCCGCGTGTTGTCGATCGAACCGGGGGAGGGGCCCGAGGGCAGCACCATGATCCGGTGCGTGGGACCGGACGGGGCAACGACGGTCACAGCAGACAAGGTGATCGTCGCCAACGGGTCCTGGGCATCCGACCTGTACCCCGAGCTCTCCGACCACATCAACGTGCAGGCGATTCCACTGACCTGGTATCTGCCCCTGCAGATCACCGACTTCCTGCCCGAGAGCCTCCCGATCTTCATGCGCGACATCGTCACCTCCACCGGCGAGGTCTGGCACTGCTACGGTGCGCCGAGTCTCGACGGCTACAGCGTGAAGATCTCCCACGGTGACTTTGCCGGTGGCGCGGCCACACCTGATGGCATCGAGGCACTGCGCACCGGCGTCCTGCCAGAGCTTCTCACGAGCATTTTCGCCGAACGCAGCTCGGCGTTCTTCGAGGGCATGCTGGACGACCCGGCCCGCCTGACCCTTCACCACGACGGTTTCACCACCGACCACGCTCCGATCCTCGGCCCCGCCCCGGGAAGCGACGGCGCAGTGACCGTCGCCACCGGCATGAGCGGCAACGGCATGAAGTTCGCCCCGGTATACGGGCGGATCGCCGCTGACCTGGCCGTCGACGGTTTCTCGCCGTTGCGTCCCCGCACCTTCGACTACCCCACCACAC
The genomic region above belongs to Corynebacterium glyciniphilum AJ 3170 and contains:
- a CDS encoding FAD-dependent oxidoreductase — protein: MSDHCDHYDHYDYVVVGCGSIGSMALWQLTERAPGARILGIERFGRIHTKGSYSGESRLFRVALKEGGIYIPMVQEARRMWLELNERTGRDVFLPIGAVSVAPADFPTMVQTMEVIREHGLDHEVLDAAELAERFPAFTASSTTNPDAAPDIAIVDPAGGGIRPELAVALSQQLALDTGAELRDNTRVLSIEPGEGPEGSTMIRCVGPDGATTVTADKVIVANGSWASDLYPELSDHINVQAIPLTWYLPLQITDFLPESLPIFMRDIVTSTGEVWHCYGAPSLDGYSVKISHGDFAGGAATPDGIEALRTGVLPELLTSIFAERSSAFFEGMLDDPARLTLHHDGFTTDHAPILGPAPGSDGAVTVATGMSGNGMKFAPVYGRIAADLAVDGFSPLRPRTFDYPTTPRAAKDPSHGVTALTS